The Pseudomonas sp. DG56-2 genome contains a region encoding:
- a CDS encoding ATP phosphoribosyltransferase regulatory subunit: MATVDRWLLPDGIEEVLPPEATRIEIARRQVLDLFQSWGYEFVVTPHIEYLESLLTGAGQDLDLRTFKVIDPQSGRQMGFRADITPQVARIDAHTLRREGPSRLCYAGSVLHAQPRALSNSRSPIQLGAELYGDASPVSDVEVISLMLAMLQLADVADVHMDLGHVGIYRGLARAAGLSGAVEQQLFDALQRKAVDEVVALTANLPADLANMLRSLTELCGGREVLTEARVRLGRAPAAVLAALDDLLAIAERLAARYPDLPLYFDLGELRGYHYHTGVVFAAFVPGVGQSIAQGGRYDDIGADFGRARPATGFSTDLKTLVTLGRAEVVLPSGGIWMPDSSDAALWQLVCQLRSEGQRVVQALPGQPLTAAVEADCDRQLIQQNGLWQVLPLAI; the protein is encoded by the coding sequence ATGGCAACGGTAGACCGCTGGCTGCTGCCAGATGGCATCGAAGAAGTACTGCCACCTGAGGCGACGCGTATTGAAATCGCGCGTCGCCAGGTGTTGGATCTGTTCCAGAGCTGGGGTTACGAGTTCGTCGTGACCCCGCATATCGAGTACCTGGAATCGCTGCTCACCGGTGCCGGCCAGGACCTGGATCTGCGGACATTCAAGGTTATCGACCCGCAGTCGGGTCGGCAGATGGGCTTTCGTGCCGACATCACACCACAGGTTGCGCGTATCGATGCGCACACCTTGCGTCGTGAAGGACCGAGCCGTCTATGCTATGCCGGCAGCGTGCTGCATGCCCAGCCACGGGCGCTGTCCAACTCGCGTAGCCCGATCCAGCTCGGCGCCGAGCTTTATGGTGATGCAAGTCCGGTCAGCGACGTTGAAGTCATCAGCCTGATGTTGGCCATGTTGCAACTGGCCGACGTTGCCGATGTGCACATGGACCTCGGTCACGTGGGTATCTATCGTGGCTTGGCTCGCGCCGCCGGTTTGTCCGGTGCGGTAGAGCAGCAGTTGTTCGATGCCCTGCAGCGCAAGGCTGTCGATGAAGTTGTCGCGCTTACCGCCAACCTGCCTGCGGACCTCGCCAACATGCTGCGCTCGCTCACCGAGTTGTGTGGTGGTCGCGAGGTGCTTACCGAGGCACGTGTACGCCTTGGACGTGCACCTGCAGCGGTTCTGGCTGCCCTCGATGACTTGTTGGCCATCGCCGAGCGCCTGGCTGCGCGTTATCCAGATTTGCCGCTGTATTTCGACCTGGGTGAGTTGCGTGGCTACCACTACCACACAGGTGTGGTGTTTGCCGCTTTTGTCCCGGGGGTCGGTCAGTCGATCGCCCAGGGCGGTCGTTATGACGACATCGGAGCAGACTTTGGCCGGGCTCGCCCTGCCACCGGTTTCTCCACGGATTTGAAGACCCTGGTCACACTGGGGCGGGCCGAGGTTGTGTTGCCTTCTGGCGGGATCTGGATGCCCGACAGCAGCGATGCAGCACTCTGGCAGTTGGTCTGCCAATTGCGCAGTGAAGGTCAGCGGGTGGTTCAGGCCTTGCCTGGGCAGCCTTTGACTGCCGCCGTCGAGGCGGATTGCGATCGGCAATTGATTCAGCAAAACGGGCTTTGGCAGGTACTGCCGTTAGCCATTTGA
- the hflC gene encoding protease modulator HflC, with translation MSNKSLIALIVGVVLAIVAWNSFYIVSQTERAVLLQFGRVVQADVQPGLHVKVPYVNQVRKFDARLMTLDAPTQRFLTLEKKAVMVDAYAKWRVKDAERFYTATSGLKQIADERLSRRLESGLRDQFGKRTLHEVVSGERDALMADITASLNRMASKELGIEVVDVRVKAIDLPKEVNRSVFERMSTEREREAREHRAKGNELAEGIRADADRQRRVLLAEAYRESEEARGDGDAQAAAIYAKAYGQDQDFYAFYRSLKAYRESFANKSDVLVLDPSNEFFRFMDKAKP, from the coding sequence ATGAGCAATAAATCGCTGATCGCCCTGATCGTTGGCGTGGTGCTGGCAATCGTGGCCTGGAACAGCTTCTACATCGTGTCCCAGACCGAGCGTGCGGTACTGCTGCAATTTGGTCGAGTGGTTCAGGCAGATGTCCAGCCGGGCCTGCATGTGAAGGTGCCTTACGTCAACCAGGTGCGCAAGTTCGACGCCCGCCTGATGACGCTGGATGCCCCAACCCAGCGCTTCCTGACCCTGGAAAAGAAAGCGGTGATGGTTGATGCCTACGCCAAGTGGCGAGTCAAGGATGCCGAGCGTTTCTACACGGCGACCTCTGGCCTCAAGCAGATCGCCGACGAGCGTCTGTCGCGCCGTCTGGAAAGCGGCCTGCGTGACCAGTTCGGTAAGCGCACCCTGCACGAAGTGGTTTCCGGTGAGCGTGACGCATTGATGGCTGACATCACTGCTTCGCTGAACCGCATGGCCAGCAAGGAGCTGGGCATTGAAGTGGTCGACGTTCGCGTCAAGGCCATCGACCTGCCTAAAGAAGTAAACCGCAGTGTGTTCGAGCGTATGAGCACCGAGCGTGAGCGTGAAGCCCGCGAACACCGCGCCAAGGGTAACGAGTTGGCCGAAGGTATTCGTGCCGACGCTGACCGTCAGCGCCGTGTACTGCTGGCTGAAGCCTATCGGGAATCGGAAGAGGCCCGTGGTGATGGTGATGCCCAGGCGGCGGCGATTTACGCCAAGGCTTATGGTCAGGACCAGGACTTCTACGCTTTCTATCGTAGTCTCAAGGCCTACCGCGAAAGCTTTGCCAACAAGAGCGATGTACTGGTGCTCGATCCGAGCAACGAGTTCTTCCGCTTCATGGACAAAGCCAAGCCGTAA
- the hflK gene encoding FtsH protease activity modulator HflK, which translates to MAWNEPGGNSNNQDPWGGRRGGGGDKKGPPDLDEAFRKLQDSLNGMFGSGKKRGGDSGIGKGGGFGLLGIGLAVLAAIWLYSAVYVVDEQEQAVVLRFGKYYETVGPGLNIYFPPIDRKYMENVTRERAYTKQGQMLTEDENIVEVPLTVQYKITNLQDFVLNVDQPEVSLQHATDSALRHVVGSTAMDKVLTEGREQMAVDIKERLQRFLDTYRTGITVTQVNVQSAAAPREVQEAFDDVIRAREDEQRARNQAESYANGVVPEARGQAQRIIEDANGYRDEVVSRAKGEADRFTKLVAEYRKAPEVTRQRLYLDTMQEVYSNTSKVLVSGKDGQSNLLYLPLDKMVEGSRTSSAPVSVPASVNDAANRAAAELQQQQTQLRSRESR; encoded by the coding sequence GCCGGGTGGCAACTCGAACAATCAGGATCCTTGGGGCGGGCGCCGCGGTGGCGGCGGCGACAAAAAAGGACCGCCGGATCTCGACGAGGCCTTCCGCAAACTGCAGGACAGCCTCAATGGGATGTTCGGCAGTGGCAAGAAACGCGGTGGAGACAGCGGCATCGGCAAGGGCGGTGGCTTCGGCCTGCTCGGCATCGGGCTGGCTGTGCTGGCGGCTATCTGGCTGTACAGCGCCGTGTATGTGGTCGACGAACAGGAGCAAGCAGTCGTGCTGCGCTTCGGCAAATACTACGAAACCGTAGGGCCGGGCCTGAACATCTACTTCCCGCCGATCGATCGCAAGTACATGGAAAACGTCACGCGTGAGCGTGCCTATACCAAGCAGGGGCAGATGCTCACTGAAGACGAGAACATCGTCGAAGTGCCGCTGACCGTGCAGTACAAGATCACCAACCTGCAGGATTTCGTGCTGAACGTCGATCAGCCTGAAGTCAGCCTGCAGCACGCGACCGACAGTGCCCTGCGCCATGTGGTGGGTTCCACCGCAATGGACAAGGTGCTGACCGAAGGTCGTGAGCAAATGGCTGTAGACATCAAGGAGCGTCTGCAACGTTTCCTCGATACCTACCGCACCGGTATCACTGTCACCCAGGTGAACGTGCAGAGCGCGGCAGCCCCGCGTGAAGTGCAGGAAGCCTTCGACGACGTGATTCGTGCCCGTGAAGACGAGCAGCGTGCCCGCAACCAGGCTGAATCCTATGCCAACGGCGTTGTGCCGGAAGCGCGTGGTCAGGCCCAGCGGATCATCGAGGACGCCAACGGTTATCGTGACGAAGTCGTTTCGCGTGCCAAGGGTGAGGCCGATCGCTTTACCAAACTGGTCGCCGAGTACCGCAAGGCTCCTGAGGTAACCCGTCAGCGCCTGTACCTGGACACCATGCAGGAAGTCTACAGCAACACCAGCAAGGTCCTGGTTTCCGGCAAGGATGGCCAGAGCAATCTGCTCTACCTGCCGTTGGACAAGATGGTTGAAGGCAGCCGTACCAGCAGTGCTCCAGTCAGCGTCCCGGCTTCGGTAAACGACGCGGCCAATCGCGCGGCGGCGGAGCTGCAACAGCAGCAAACACAGTTGCGTTCTAGGGAGAGTCGCTGA